caaaatggtataaacctccagcttcatatccttctccaatctgtctccccgagccacgctcctgtataacaaaagattttgaattgaaagttattgaacaatgtaacattttggttaactgacttaaggaaattaaattgaatggacaattagggacaaaaagaacAGATTTCAAAGTTAGAGAGGGAGACAGGGAGACTTGACCGACTccctttgaacaagttttagagccatttgcaagagtaatgaaatggggtttttcttggagggaaagggttgagaacaatgaggtattaccagagatgtgatcagaagcacccgagtcaattacccatgaattttgaccttccatggattgagaaatgcaagctGTGGATGTACTTGGGGATTGAGATGATTgcgccaagctgttagactttaatcgcagatactcttgatactcttcctcAGTGAACTTGGAGTTGGAAGTGGGAGTTTCAGCCTTAGAGATATTGGCTGTTTTTGAACGAAAACCATGCAAGGAGTAGCAGTTTTCTTGGGTGTGACCCATCCTCTTACAGTAAGTGCATTGTGGACATCCCCtacctccacgtcctcctcctctagtgccccGTCCTCCTCTTCTCCGCGtagcaaccatgacagatggttccattgTTTCAAGAGCTTCCTGAGATTGAGGCATTGGAACACGAAGAAGACGTGTGGTTAAGGCTTCCAAGGAAGGCACCTCATGACAtgtcagaagttgatctctgatatGATTCAATTCAGGGTGTAAAGCACGAAGgatcatcaccatataatacTTGTCAAGCTTCTTCTTGATGTCTTCCGAAGATTCCACTTCCAAGAACATTCTCAACTCTTCCACAGCtgcttgggcttcagtcatgaaggagaccatatcatggtctgtcatTTTGAGACATGCAAGCTTGTTTGTtgtatcatagagacgttgaatatcattagcataaatgctttgagctttcttcaaAAAAGAGTGACATATTTTGAAGGCtctaagagatatcaaaagtcggggttccacagattgccacaatagggcacacaattggaaatctgcttgtttccattgttcagCTTTTTCAGAAGGTACTTGGCTTCCATcctgctcaaggtggtcataatgtctTTGACCGAGAAACCACATTTCCACGTCAGCAGACCAAGAGAGGTAATTCTTTCCGTTTAGTTTTTCGGAAGTAATTgagggacttccagagaaagaaagaacacttccAGATGCCATTGTTGATAAAAATAGGAGAGGAACCAGAAAGGAGCCAGAAAACCGAGAGGAACTAGAAAACCCTAGGGGTTTCTTAGGGTTTTCTTCAAGGGGAGCTTCTGGACCTCACTGAAGTAGGGTTTTGAGGTGAGGGTCAGAGCAGAGAGAGGAGGTCCAGGCGACGGCTATGGAGGTGTCGCGATGACTCTACGACGGACAGAGGGCGGCGCGTGAGCTGCACGCGCCTGTTCGCTGCGCACAAAGAAGCGGCGCGTGGCGGAGCATGGGGAAGAATCAGACGCCGACACCGGTGGGGTTGGTcgtcgcgtgaagaggcgaaccagatccagtggtcACCGGACAGAACAGTGACGGCGGACAGCAGCAGACGGTGGCGGACATATGCGAGATGGCAGAGAACCAAGTTGAAGAGCTTCAAACTGCAGTTGACAGCTGCAGACAGTGGCAAGACAACCGCGGACGACGACAATGGGCACCGGACAGATGCAAACAACAATGACAATGCTGGTGGACCACTTAGGACAAAAACCAGAACAGGatgaacctgctctgataccaacttgagataaaaatatgttcttgaGGGCTTGAAAGACACCTCTCATGCTCtgttatttatatagataaagaGTTGATACAATAGAGAGATAGAAGGTCAAGTCATTGTCCTAGACTGCTAGGTACAATGATTAGAGATAACATAACACACTACCCCCTATTTTAGTCCTACTGACTACACTAACAAGTAGACttagtaattattctaacagAAATGGATGAGAACAAAGAGATATTAcaagaaatgtgatcagaagcacctgagtcaattacccatgaattttgaactttcatggattgagaaatgcaagttGTTGATGTTATGGGAGATTGAGAAGTGTGTCAAgttgttagactttaaccttataTACTCTTGATATTTATCCTTGGTGAAGTTAGAAGTGGAAGTTTTAGTCTTCCAAATATTgacggttttggaagggaaaccatgtaaggagtagcaattctcttgagtgtCACCCATCCTTTTAtagtatgtgcattgaggacgtccacgacctcctcgtcctcgacctcctcgtcctcctcctctagtgccacgtcctccacttccttgtgtggcaaccatgacatatggttccactagttcatgtgCTTCCAGAACTTGAGGTACCGTGTTAGGAAgttaaaagtatatgagaggagGAATAAAAGAGGAGGGAATTAAAGGCTGAATGGTATAAAGAGGGAATCAAAGGCtgaacaatataaataaactaagtTTAATAGCCAATTTAGTCCCCAATTTCGttgacaaatctcaatttagtcccttgTTATGAAAGTGTTTGAAATGGGTCCTCAGTTTTAAaattgagtcaaattagtcccttccgttaaatataaccaaacggagttaatgggaTGATGATCTGGCAACAGTTAGTGGTTACGTGTCAAAATATACTTCTGTGCGTGCTGACGTGTTCGTTAATTAGAGAAGATAGGGTTTTATCAAgaaattgagtttttttaattGGGGAAAAATTGATTTAGGGCTAATTTATGCGAGATTAGGGCTGATTTACACGATTCCCTCTTCTCTCCGACAAATAACCATGGCAGAAGATGGGAGCAAATCATCCAACCCAACACCAAGCTTCCGAAGCAGCCCCTGAAGTGGACTACTCGCAGAGGTCAAATTTTGATGCAAAATCTCCACACCACCTTCACTGTCATTATCATCATTAATTATTGTCCAAGAACTCGAAAAGGGCGAAATTGAGTGAAAAGCAAACCTAGAAAATACTGAAAAGCAAGCCTAGAAAATCCTTCAACCTCTACACCGCCACCACCAGCCCTACCTCCAGCACCGCCTTATACGCCATTCCGAAAGTCCCTTTCCTTCCCCAAAACCTCGGCCGAAACCCTGACCAAATCCTCCAAATCGAACGCCCTAGCCGCATTCCCGAAAAACACCAATTTCTTCGCTATCCCCACCATCGTTCACTTCCGCCTTGTTCCCCGCCGAAACCACAACCACAGCCGCCGCCAGGAAAATGAAGACGAAGACGAGCAACAGAAGAAACACGACCGATTCCCGCAATGTCCACAACACCTTACAATCCTCTGTCTTCTCGGAACTCCTCCTAACCCACAAtcaaaaaactgaaaaatccTTATCATATTTCCCCCAAAAAACGCCCCATTTGCATTTACTCACGAAAATCGAATTCTGCGATTGACCCATTTCAATCCATCCCTCTTATCGGGTAACGCGTCCTTCAATTTTGCTTTAAGTGGTTCCCTCTGTCATTCAGAGCTAGGGTTCGATCTCTGGTGCAGCACTGCCGGCGCAACCATGCCGAAGATCGAGCAAGTGGCGATGGAGGACAATAACTTGTTCGGAAAGTACGAGCTTGGGTGCGTTATTAGGTGCGGCGCCTTCGCAAAGGTGCACTATGCGCACAACGTGCAGACGGGACAGAGCGTGGCCGTGAAAatcatcaagaagaagaagataaacgGAACGGGTCTCACCAGTAACGTGAAGCGTGGAATCACTATCATGAGCAGTCTCCACCACCCCAACAACAGCGTGTGAACAGTACGCGCCTGTTCGCGATGCACAAAGATGGAGTGCGTGGCGGCGCGTGAAGGAGAATGAGACCCAGCACTAGTTGGGGTGGTCGTCGCTCGAAGGGACGAACCAGATCCGGTGGTTGCCTGACGGAACTGTGACTGCGACAGGCAGCGGACAGTGGCGGACAACAGCAAAACAATGAAGAACAGTGGTTGATAGCGTTGAAGAGGACAACCACGGACAGGGGCAAACGACACCCTACAAATGCTAAGTGAtagaaactgtaaaataattctagagggttTGAAAGATCTCTCTCactatcattttatatataagaaagttCAAATACAAAATAGGGCAGTTCTGATGCaataatgataaatagggtaaatactctaataatgataaatagggtaaatactctaataatgataaatagggtaaatattctaataatgataaataggataaatattctaataatgataaataggataaatattctGACACCATTACAAGTCACCACACTTTAAACTATTAATTAGAAAATGCATTTCCAAGGATGGCCTAGAATGAAAATGCAActtcagaaaataaataatggtTGATCTACTAccttaaattcaaataaattgtaATCAATTTACCAGGAAGTAAGGAAATAGCTCTAGAAATCTACTCTCAGAAACATAACTTTATCTACTTGTTCCTAGATTTCAGATTTCAATATTGAGTTTATGTTTAAAACTACAGTAAGTAACCTCATAACAACAACgaacttttaaaacaaaagttgTTGTAGTGCACAAACAATTCCATAATGTTCTaaccagaaaaataaataaacgaaAATAGTCTTCAAACTTATAGCAACAATTTATGTTCCCTTAACAGCATATTCCACAAAAAAGAATCATTTCAATacataaactaataaatattatactcTGATACAATTCAGAATTCACATTTGATGCCTATTCTGCTAATAATAAATGGACAATAAAATATGAACCAAGTCCCACTAGGCAACGCCAGCTAAAATAAATCAATAGACGCTAATGGGCTccataataatcaaattttcaGTATAACTGTTTAGAGTATCTTCTTAATGCTTTCTGATGTTTTGGTTTTCTACCCATTTAATCAAACTGTTTCATTATATCCACTTTCTCTACCAAGAGCCTCACTCGGTGCTTGTTTGGTAAGCACTCAATCAATTTCTCAATCCAAGCTCAATAATTTTACGTGGCGGTAGAAAAGCCTAGCTGTTCCTCTTAAGTGATTTTATCTGTTAACAAGACAAAGCAGAAAAactaataacaattttaatgtttatgGGTGTACGAATGAATGTAAATAAAATGAACTTTACACGTATATTCAGTTATACAAGACAAAAGTAGAATTAAACAATAACATCATCCTTTTACAGAAGCTAACCTGAGACTTGGACCAAGAAAGGTCAAGCACGTCATGGAGATGACCCTTAAAGGTGCAAACCGGTTTATCAGTGAGAGCAAACACAGTTTCCGGCACTACTAACTGGTCCACGCTCAACGATTTTCTGCTGACAGACAACCTCCCCCTTCTCTTCTTTTCCAAATTATTCTCCATGCCAGGAGAAGAAGGCTCCGGCGACCCATTAACAACAAACAACATGTTCAAATTCCCATCGTCCGGTTTCTCCACGAGTAACTCGCCCTTCCTCTCAGACTCCAGAACCCGCCAAACATGAATCACACAATCTTCACCGGCACTAGCAAGGTACTTCCCATCCAAACTAAACTTAATGCTCCAAATGGATCCAACATGAGCCTGAATCTTCTGGCTCTTATAAAGCCCTGTAACCTCCTTACAAGACTTCCCATACTGTCTAACCCTCACTCTCTCACCCCCCTGAACCAAACCACTACCACCATCCTGGCTATCGTCGGTGGCAGAGCTTGACCTCCGGCCACCCGCCTTCTCTGAGGAAGACGTATCCCTCTCATCACCACTTCTCCTCTCCTTCTGACCCACCACAACACTCTTCAAACTCATGAACTTAAACCACCCACCTTTTCTCCTCACTTTGCCACCATCCCCTTCATCATCAACACCACCAGCATTCCCACAATCACCTTCTCCATCCACGCCGTCCCCATCGCGACCTTCCTCCGCACTCTGCCTCCTCATTAGCTCCTGAACAATCGGAGAATGCCCCACCGTCATCTCAAACTCCTCCACAGTCAAACGCCTTCCAGTCCCCACCTCCTTAACCTCATTCCACACCCCATCCCGCTTCACCACAAACTCTTTCCCATTGTCCAAATCCCTAATTGTACACGCTTGCTCCACTTCATCGACCACATTCCCCTCCCCATTTCCACCCTCCTCAGATACACTCACACAAATCCTATTATTCACAGAATGACTACCACTAATActactattaatattaatattattattcacgAGAAAACCGTTGTCATTGTCGCGAATGGGAACAACGGATGATTTGCAATGCTTGGTACCGCGATCCGCGGTGTTGTCGGATTTCGATCGGGGAATAGTGGCGGCGGCGGTGGAAGTGTCGGTGCATTGGTGAGAGGAGGATGATCGGGGGATGGTAGCGGCGGGGGAAGGCGGGGTGGGGAGACCGAACTGTCGGAGGAGGCGGGAGCGGCGCTCGGAGAGGGAGGAGGGTTCGGAGATCCAGGCATCGTACTTGCACATGGTGGGGAAGGGGAATTGGGGGAGGGCATGAGTGTCGTTTTTAATAGGTTTGGTGTCGTTTTGGGGAGTGGGAGCGTCGTCGTCGGAGGCGGACGTGGAGCAGGAGCATGAAGAGAGCAAACGGTCGTTGGAGTCGTGGAAAAGGGAAGGGTCGTGGTGGTCCTCCTCCACGGCTGGGGTCATGGCTTGTGGGGCATTCCCATTTGGATCAACCAACCCGAAGGGCAAATGGGTCGGATCGTGGAACGGATCCAATGCCGGGGAACGTGTTCGGTTTGAGTCAGATCCAATGAATGGTACAGTAAGAATGTTAATGAGATGTAATGGAAATGAAAACCTGCGCTGAGAGAGAgtgtgtgtgtgagttgtgttTGCCAGGTGGGTTCTGCTGCTGTGTTGTGTTCAGTTCTGTTGTGTTGGAGTGAGAACTTACCTTTCTTTTGGGGTAGGGACTGCACAAAGAACTTGCGTTTGCTAATGAAAAAAAGGGAGGGGGCTTTCTCTTTTCCTTACATATGACTCTAACACAAATTAATCAAGCAGATGGCGAGATGACAAaccttttttataaatattatttttaaccaaTACAAAGGTTTGGCAAAACAAAAGCGTTGGCAACATTCTACTGATTATGCATACAGTGAAACTCACTAAGAAAAACGTATATATTAGTAAATATCACTTTCAGATAAACACTTAATTAAGTCGGAAATAAACTTACTGAagtttattagttttaataaattttaataggtaggaaaaatatatttgttagtAGTATTTTCGTTTAAGTACATATTTCATTACCATAATCATACATTCTATTCAGAGAGATTAAAATTATAGGTTTAAGGTCTAAATAGACATGGACAAAGGCTAGAAGAGGGTTTCTTGGAAGGCTATTGCTTCCTATATTCCCATAATTATTACCAGCACCCCGcgataagaagaaaaatactcaaatatctttcattattaCATCACATTATTATTCTCATTTTTGCAAGCGTCGTTGCTTCCAACATCATTGGTGTTGTAGCGGAAGAAGCAGAGTGGAAGAACACtgcagagaaagaaaagaaaaaaaaatgagaaaaaaaagtcatttcAAAAAGTTCTTTTCAGAACATACTTCATTTAGGAAAATGATATGTCGACAACGAATTTAAGCCAACAATTTGACAACGCCAGGTGGCGTTTTTGCATtggtcaaatttaataaaaagaaaataaagagaagtTATCAGACTAAGGGCAAAATTGGAAGAAAAATTTACAAGTTTAACATTTTTAGTTTCGCGGTTTTCGTTTTTTCGCTCTCACCTCTACACTTCTTTCATCCCTTTTATCTTCTCTCTCGATCTAACCTCTATCTTCTCTGTCGTTCTAACCCTATTCTTGTATCTTTTTTCTGATTCGAAGTTTGGTGGCGGTTTGGGTGTCatgaatttaattctttttacgtTATGTGTGTTATAATGAATAAAGG
The Vigna angularis cultivar LongXiaoDou No.4 chromosome 5, ASM1680809v1, whole genome shotgun sequence genome window above contains:
- the LOC108339168 gene encoding uncharacterized protein LOC108339168 isoform X2, with the translated sequence MTPAVEEDHHDPSLFHDSNDRLLSSCSCSTSASDDDAPTPQNDTKPIKNDTHALPQFPFPTMCKYDAWISEPSSLSERRSRLLRQFGLPTPPSPAATIPRSSSSHQCTDTSTAAATIPRSKSDNTADRGTKHCKSSVVPIRDNDNGFLVNNNININSSISGSHSVNNRICVSVSEEGGNGEGNVVDEVEQACTIRDLDNGKEFVVKRDGVWNEVKEVGTGRRLTVEEFEMTVGHSPIVQELMRRQSAEEGRDGDGVDGEGDCGNAGGVDDEGDGGKVRRKGGWFKFMSLKSVVVGQKERRSGDERDTSSSEKAGGRRSSSATDDSQDGGSGLVQGGERVRVRQYGKSCKEVTGLYKSQKIQAHVGSIWSIKFSLDGKYLASAGEDCVIHVWRVLESERKGELLVEKPDDGNLNMLFVVNGSPEPSSPGMENNLEKKRRGRLSVSRKSLSVDQLVVPETVFALTDKPVCTFKGHLHDVLDLSWSKSQHLLSSSMDKTVRLWHLSSKSCLKVFAHSDYVTCIQFNPADDRYFISGSLDAKVRIWSIPDRQVVDWTDLHEMVTAACYTPDGQGALVGTYKGSCHSYNTSENKLQQKSQINLQNRRKRSNHKKITGFQFLPGSSSEVLITSSDSRIRLVDGIDLVHKFKGFRNANSQISAFLTANGKYVVSASEDSHVYIWRNEADCRPSRGKCITMTSTYEHFHCKDVSVAIPWPGMDDSWEMHDPYFGEEPELDDNRDEEVSSANHPPTPVEETFGSEGSQFASGCNNSPLHGTIASATDSYFIDRISATLPEEKLLTTRDPSAQASADLSYGVNHNMSAWGMVIVTAGLQGEIKIFQNFGLPLGI
- the LOC108339168 gene encoding uncharacterized protein LOC108339168 isoform X1 codes for the protein MTPAVEEDHHDPSLFHDSNDRLLSSCSCSTSASDDDAPTPQNDTKPIKNDTHALPQFPFPTMCKYDAWISEPSSLSERRSRLLRQFGLPTPPSPAATIPRSSSSHQCTDTSTAAATIPRSKSDNTADRGTKHCKSSVVPIRDNDNGFLVNNNININSSISGSHSVNNRICVSVSEEGGNGEGNVVDEVEQACTIRDLDNGKEFVVKRDGVWNEVKEVGTGRRLTVEEFEMTVGHSPIVQELMRRQSAEEGRDGDGVDGEGDCGNAGGVDDEGDGGKVRRKGGWFKFMSLKSVVVGQKERRSGDERDTSSSEKAGGRRSSSATDDSQDGGSGLVQGGERVRVRQYGKSCKEVTGLYKSQKIQAHVGSIWSIKFSLDGKYLASAGEDCVIHVWRVLESERKGELLVEKPDDGNLNMLFVVNGSPEPSSPGMENNLEKKRRGRLSVSRKSLSVDQLVVPETVFALTDKPVCTFKGHLHDVLDLSWSKSQHLLSSSMDKTVRLWHLSSKSCLKVFAHSDYVTCIQFNPADDRYFISGSLDAKVRIWSIPDRQVVDWTDLHEMVTAACYTPDGQQGALVGTYKGSCHSYNTSENKLQQKSQINLQNRRKRSNHKKITGFQFLPGSSSEVLITSSDSRIRLVDGIDLVHKFKGFRNANSQISAFLTANGKYVVSASEDSHVYIWRNEADCRPSRGKCITMTSTYEHFHCKDVSVAIPWPGMDDSWEMHDPYFGEEPELDDNRDEEVSSANHPPTPVEETFGSEGSQFASGCNNSPLHGTIASATDSYFIDRISATLPEEKLLTTRDPSAQASADLSYGVNHNMSAWGMVIVTAGLQGEIKIFQNFGLPLGI
- the LOC108339168 gene encoding uncharacterized protein LOC108339168 isoform X4, with product MTPAVEEDHHDPSLFHDSNDRLLSSCSCSTSASDDDAPTPQNDTKPIKNDTHALPQFPFPTMCKYDAWISEPSSLSERRSRLLRQFGLPTPPSPAATIPRSSSSHQCTDTSTAAATIPRSKSDNTADRGTKHCKSSVVPIRDNDNGFLVNNNININSSISGSHSVNNRICVSVSEEGGNGEGNVVDEVEQACTIRDLDNGKEFVVKRDGVWNEVKEVGTGRRLTVEEFEMTVGHSPIVQELMRRQSAEEGRDGDGVDGEGDCGNAGGVDDEGDGGKVRRKGGWFKFMSLKSVVVGQKERRSGDERDTSSSEKAGGRRSSSATDDSQDGGSGLVQGGERVRVRQYGKSCKEVTGLYKSQKIQAHVGSIWSIKFSLDGKYLASAGEDCVIHVWRVLESERKGELLVEKPDDGNLNMLFVVNGSPEPSSPGMENNLEKKRRGRLSVSRKSLSVDQLVVPETVFALTDKPVCTFKGHLHDVLDLSWSKSQHLLSSSMDKTVRLWHLSSKSCLKVFAHSDYVTCIQFNPADDRYFISGSLDAKVRIWSIPDRQVVDWTDLHEMVTAACYTPDGQGALVGTYKGSCHSYNTSENKLQQKSQINLQNRRKRSNHKKITGFQEVHQKSSSLLLIPGFDLLMALI
- the LOC108339168 gene encoding uncharacterized protein LOC108339168 isoform X3, whose amino-acid sequence is MTPAVEEDHHDPSLFHDSNDRLLSSCSCSTSASDDDAPTPQNDTKPIKNDTHALPQFPFPTMCKYDAWISEPSSLSERRSRLLRQFGLPTPPSPAATIPRSSSSHQCTDTSTAAATIPRSKSDNTADRGTKHCKSSVVPIRDNDNGFLVNNNININSSISGSHSVNNRICVSVSEEGGNGEGNVVDEVEQACTIRDLDNGKEFVVKRDGVWNEVKEVGTGRRLTVEEFEMTVGHSPIVQELMRRQSAEEGRDGDGVDGEGDCGNAGGVDDEGDGGKVRRKGGWFKFMSLKSVVVGQKERRSGDERDTSSSEKAGGRRSSSATDDSQDGGSGLVQGGERVRVRQYGKSCKEVTGLYKSQKIQAHVGSIWSIKFSLDGKYLASAGEDCVIHVWRVLESERKGELLVEKPDDGNLNMLFVVNGSPEPSSPGMENNLEKKRRGRLSVSRKSLSVDQLVVPETVFALTDKPVCTFKGHLHDVLDLSWSKSQERGSGRQIGEGYEAGGLYHFGSRPRVSCVAALPPKVLNDQFGHPHLSKLKKMCPELSGLQTLECESCQLGKHVRSVFPKKSQSMCNSSFSIIHSDVWGPSRVSSFGFRYFVTFIDEYSRCTWVYLMKDRSELLPIFTSFLNEIKNQFGQVIKILRSNNAREYFSSNFSAILSSHGILHQSTCPDTPQQNGIVERKNRHLVETARTLLLGVHIPVHHWGMPS